In the Theobroma cacao cultivar B97-61/B2 chromosome 1, Criollo_cocoa_genome_V2, whole genome shotgun sequence genome, one interval contains:
- the LOC18612590 gene encoding UDP-glycosyltransferase 74G1, which produces MGDENKAEKAHVLIFPYPGQGHINPMVQFAKRLVSEGVKATLVTTVFLSKSRFSDLTSSVDLQTISDGFDEGGYDQAGSADVYLQTFWSVGSKSLATLIKKLVDAGHPIHGLVYDGFLPWALDVAKQFGIRSAVFFTQSCAVNSVYYHVSRGLLQLPLQGSNVISLPGLPPLEVSELPSFVFCHGSYPAWLDVVVNQFSNVDEADWVFFNIFYELEKEAVDWMSKFWKVMTVGPTVPSLYLDGRLENDKDYGMNLFKPSTSACMSWLNGKPKSSVVYVSFGSFASLGVEQIAELACALKGCNCYFLWVVRESEEAKLPGNFIEETAEKGLVVTWCPQLEVLSHESTGCFLTHCGFNSVLEALSLGVPMLAMPQWTDQGTNAKHVEDVWGIGIRARPDEKLGLVTREIIEQCIKELTEGEKGKEIKKNAIKWKNLAKKAVDEGGSSDKNINEFIAKLVCD; this is translated from the exons ATGGGGGACGAAAACAAAGCCGAAAAAGCTCATGTTCTAATCTTTCCTTACCCAGGCCAAGGTCATATAAACCCCATGGTGCAATTCGCTAAACGCTTAGTCTCCGAGGGCGTCAAAGCCACTCTAGTCACCACCGTCTTCCTCTCCAAGTCCAGGTTTTCCGACCTGACCAGCTCTGTTGATCTCCAGACCATATCCGACGGCTTTGACGAAGGCGGTTATGATCAGGCTGGCAGCGCTGATGTCTACCTCCAAACTTTCTGGTCCGTAGGCTCTAAGAGTTTAGCAACTTTAATCAAGAAACTTGTTGATGCAGGTCATCCTATTCATGGCCTTGTCTATGATGGGTTTTTGCCTTGGGCACTTGACGTTGCGAAGCAGTTTGGGATACGCTCGGCTGTGTTTTTTACTCAATCTTGTGCTGTCAACAGCGTGTATTACCATGTTAGCAGGGGACTTCTTCAGCTGCCACTCCAGGGCTCTAATGTAATTTCTCTTCCTGGATTGCCTCCACTTGAAGTTTCCGAGCTAccatcttttgttttttgtcaTGGATCTTATCCAGCTTGGTTGGATGTGGTTGTGAATCAGTTTTCCAACGTTGATGAAGCTGATTGGGtgttttttaacattttttacgAATTGGAAAAAGAG GCAGTGGATTGGATGTCAAAATTCTGGAAGGTGATGACGGTGGGGCCGACCGTTCCATCTCTGTACTTGGACGGAAGACTCGAAAATGACAAAGATTATGGCATGAATCTCTTCAAGCCAAGCACTAGTGCTTGCATGAGTTGGCTAAATGGCAAGCCAAAGAGTTCAGTGGTCTATGTGTCATTTGGAAGCTTTGCATCACTAGGAGTTGAGCAAATCGCAGAGCTAGCTTGCGCTTTGAAAGGTTGCAATTGCTACTTCTTGTGGGTTGTGAGGGAGTCGGAGGAGGCCAAGCTGCCAGGTAATTTTATAGAGGAGACGGCGGAGAAGGGTTTGGTGGTGACTTGGTGCCCTCAGTTGGAGGTGCTGTCTCATGAGTCAACAGGTTGCTTTCTTACCCATTGCGGCTTTAATTCCGTTCTAGAGGCATTAAGTCTAGGAGTTCCGATGCTTGCAATGCCTCAATGGACGGACCAAGGCACCAACGCAAAGCATGTAGAGGATGTATGGGGAATTGGAATTAGAGCTCGCCCTGATGAGAAATTAGGTTTGGTGACAAGAGAGATTATAGAGCAGTGCATAAAGGAACTAACGGAAGGAGAAAAGGGCAAAGAGATTAAGAAGAATGCGATCAAGTGGAAGAATTTGGCGAAGAAGGCAGTTGATGAAGGTGGGAGTTCAGataaaaacataaatgaaTTTATAGCTAAACTAGTCTGTGACTAG